The Flavobacteriales bacterium genome includes a region encoding these proteins:
- a CDS encoding CusA/CzcA family heavy metal efflux RND transporter, with protein sequence MFDNIIAYSVKNKFVVGLFVAALIVWGLFSLKQLPIDAVPDITNNQVQIITISPTLATQEVEQFITTPVELAVQSLQKTEEIRSISRFGLSVVTVVFEEDYDIYLARQLVNEKLKEAEEDIPNGLGTPEMAPLSTGLGEIYQYVVRPEEGFEDKYSPTELRSIQDWIVTRQLLGIEGVAEVNSMGGFLKQYEVAVNPNLLKSLGISITDIFSALEKSNENTGGAYIEKNSNAYYIRSEGLAKSLDDIGNIVVSDASNIPVLVKDVATVQYGKAPRYGALVRDGAEVVGGKVMMFKGANSAQVTELVKERVIQIQKSLPEGVVIEPYLVRDKLVSTAIGTVKKNLIEGGLIVIFILVLLLGNWRAGLIVASVIPLAMLFAVSMMNLLGISANLMSLGAIDFGLIVDGAVIIVEAIVHRLQVSKAGKVLSQSDMDSEVITSSQKIRSSAAFGEIIILMVYIPILALVGIEGKMFKPMAQTVMLAIAGALILSLTYVPMMAALVLKKKVVNKETFADKIIAFFQRGYTPILNAALRFKTVFVSVTVVAFLISLFVFSRMGGEFIPTLEEGDLAMQHILPPGSSLSQSVETAKMIQNKLLKDFPEIEDVVANIGSAEIPTDPMPVEIADYVLVMKPKSEWTSATNRQDMFEKLEESLHSIPGVGFEFSQPIQLRFNELMTGSKADIAIKLFGEDLDLLFQNATKAEKVIKQIDGVATVNVEQTIGMPQVMVKYDYQRMAQYGLHIQEVNQVIRSAFAGEKAGTIYEGDKRFDLVIRLNEENRKGIEDVENLFITLNNGSQIPLNNVANIDLINAPMQVSRENTNRRIVIGVNVGNTDVESLVEKIQSELDAKVQLPSGYYFTYGGQFENLKAANARLSIAVPMALALIFILLYFTFGSVAQAGLIFTAIPLSAIGGIWALQLRGLPFSISAGIGFIALFGVAVLNGIVLIGYFNQLKKEGMIDIKERIITGTRVRLRPVIMTAAVASLGFLPMAISTSGGAEVQRPLATVVIGGLLTATFLTLVILPILYLWLEKWKERKSNGSALTKGGSIALLLIFGISFSAQAQNKPIDLDSAITMALTNHPNIKAASLDVEKNQSLQNLKYNLGSTDISYQGDGLFDTQFGQQVNQIGIVQNFPSPGVTKAQNNLQDAYANQSATQKQITENELKWKVKQIYYDIQYKKELEKLYASLVSTYKEYHRKATVRVQAGAANRIESLTLQSKWQEYELLLNQVKIELANLNKRFQLLLNTSELVTTADSLVTTNYSNQIDTITNPLLLQSQQAIMIESAKVEVMQSELKPSFNVGYAAQNFNQGGWLNAAQVGVSIPLFNGQTKKRIDAQKMQIDIGNYQYQSKLLGLQQDQLEVQNTLALYKAGVDFYKNQIETINPDIVRISELNYQAGEISYLELLNTLQLMATNNKNYWEQIVAYNKAVADFQFLTNQ encoded by the coding sequence ATGTTCGATAATATTATCGCTTATTCGGTAAAGAATAAGTTTGTTGTAGGGCTTTTTGTAGCAGCCCTCATAGTTTGGGGATTATTTTCTCTCAAACAGCTACCCATAGATGCTGTACCTGATATAACGAATAATCAAGTACAGATCATTACCATTTCGCCTACCCTTGCTACGCAAGAAGTAGAGCAATTTATTACTACTCCCGTAGAGCTTGCCGTGCAGAGTTTGCAAAAGACAGAAGAAATACGGTCTATCTCTCGTTTTGGCTTATCCGTAGTAACCGTAGTTTTTGAAGAGGATTATGATATTTATTTGGCTCGCCAATTGGTAAATGAAAAACTCAAAGAAGCTGAAGAAGATATTCCCAATGGTTTAGGCACTCCCGAGATGGCTCCGCTTTCAACTGGCTTAGGAGAGATTTATCAATACGTAGTCCGACCCGAAGAAGGGTTTGAAGACAAATATTCACCAACAGAACTAAGAAGTATTCAAGATTGGATAGTTACCCGTCAGCTTTTAGGAATAGAAGGTGTAGCAGAGGTTAACTCAATGGGCGGCTTTCTGAAACAGTATGAGGTGGCAGTAAATCCAAATCTTCTGAAATCTTTAGGTATAAGCATTACAGATATATTTTCGGCATTGGAAAAAAGCAATGAAAATACAGGCGGAGCATACATAGAAAAAAACTCAAATGCCTACTATATCCGTTCAGAAGGATTAGCTAAATCTTTAGACGACATTGGAAACATAGTAGTAAGTGATGCAAGTAATATCCCTGTCTTGGTAAAAGATGTGGCTACTGTTCAATATGGCAAAGCTCCTCGTTATGGAGCATTGGTTAGAGATGGTGCAGAAGTCGTTGGCGGTAAGGTAATGATGTTTAAAGGTGCAAATTCTGCACAAGTAACAGAATTAGTAAAAGAGCGAGTCATTCAAATCCAAAAATCATTACCCGAAGGAGTAGTTATTGAACCTTACTTGGTAAGAGATAAATTGGTGAGTACTGCCATAGGTACAGTGAAAAAGAACCTCATAGAAGGTGGCTTAATTGTCATATTCATTTTGGTTTTGCTATTAGGAAATTGGCGAGCAGGTCTAATTGTTGCTTCTGTCATTCCATTAGCTATGCTCTTTGCTGTTTCAATGATGAACTTATTGGGTATCTCGGCTAACTTAATGAGTTTAGGAGCGATTGATTTCGGGCTTATTGTAGATGGTGCAGTAATTATTGTAGAGGCTATAGTTCACCGATTGCAAGTCAGTAAAGCAGGAAAAGTATTGTCCCAATCCGATATGGATAGTGAAGTGATTACCTCTTCTCAAAAAATAAGAAGTTCGGCTGCCTTTGGCGAAATTATTATTCTAATGGTCTATATACCAATATTGGCATTAGTTGGTATTGAAGGTAAAATGTTTAAGCCTATGGCTCAGACAGTAATGCTTGCCATTGCAGGAGCATTGATTTTATCATTGACCTATGTGCCAATGATGGCTGCCTTGGTGCTCAAGAAAAAAGTAGTGAATAAAGAAACCTTTGCAGATAAGATTATTGCATTTTTTCAAAGAGGCTATACTCCCATACTCAATGCAGCACTTCGTTTTAAGACCGTCTTTGTGAGTGTTACGGTGGTAGCTTTTCTGATAAGTCTATTTGTGTTCAGCAGAATGGGTGGGGAGTTTATTCCTACCTTAGAAGAAGGCGACTTGGCTATGCAGCATATTCTACCACCGGGCAGTTCACTTTCTCAAAGTGTAGAAACTGCCAAGATGATACAAAACAAACTCTTAAAAGACTTTCCAGAAATAGAAGATGTGGTGGCCAATATTGGTTCTGCAGAAATTCCAACCGACCCAATGCCTGTAGAAATTGCAGATTATGTATTGGTAATGAAACCTAAATCAGAATGGACTTCTGCCACCAATAGGCAGGATATGTTTGAAAAATTAGAAGAGTCACTGCATAGTATTCCTGGCGTAGGGTTTGAATTTTCTCAGCCTATACAATTACGTTTTAATGAATTAATGACAGGCTCTAAGGCTGATATTGCCATAAAACTATTTGGTGAAGACTTAGACCTATTATTTCAAAATGCAACAAAAGCTGAAAAAGTAATTAAGCAAATTGATGGTGTTGCTACCGTAAATGTGGAGCAAACTATTGGTATGCCACAGGTAATGGTGAAATACGATTATCAACGAATGGCACAATACGGATTACACATTCAAGAAGTAAACCAAGTGATCCGTTCTGCCTTTGCAGGAGAAAAAGCAGGTACTATTTATGAAGGAGATAAACGATTTGATTTAGTCATTCGCTTAAATGAAGAGAATAGGAAAGGAATAGAAGATGTAGAAAACCTTTTTATTACACTCAACAATGGTAGTCAAATTCCTCTCAATAATGTGGCTAATATAGATTTGATAAATGCTCCTATGCAAGTGTCCAGAGAAAACACCAACAGAAGAATTGTCATAGGAGTAAATGTGGGAAATACAGATGTAGAATCACTGGTTGAAAAGATTCAATCAGAATTGGATGCTAAAGTTCAACTTCCTTCTGGCTACTATTTCACTTACGGTGGTCAGTTTGAGAACCTCAAAGCCGCCAATGCACGGCTTTCAATTGCCGTGCCTATGGCACTGGCTCTCATATTCATTCTGTTGTATTTCACTTTTGGCTCAGTGGCTCAAGCAGGGTTGATTTTTACAGCCATTCCTTTATCTGCCATTGGTGGTATTTGGGCTTTACAGCTAAGAGGGTTGCCTTTTAGTATATCAGCAGGCATTGGTTTCATTGCCCTTTTTGGAGTGGCAGTACTTAACGGGATAGTTCTTATTGGTTATTTCAATCAACTCAAAAAAGAAGGTATGATAGACATAAAAGAAAGAATAATTACAGGAACAAGGGTACGATTAAGACCCGTAATAATGACGGCAGCAGTGGCCTCATTGGGTTTTCTCCCAATGGCTATTTCTACTTCGGGTGGTGCAGAAGTACAACGACCTTTGGCTACAGTGGTCATTGGCGGTTTGCTTACAGCAACCTTTTTAACCTTAGTAATATTACCCATTCTTTATTTGTGGTTAGAAAAATGGAAGGAAAGAAAATCAAATGGTTCAGCCCTAACTAAAGGCGGTTCTATAGCCTTGCTCTTGATATTTGGTATCTCCTTTTCAGCACAAGCTCAAAATAAACCAATTGATTTGGATAGTGCTATTACTATGGCATTGACTAATCACCCCAATATAAAAGCTGCCTCATTGGACGTAGAGAAAAACCAATCATTACAAAACTTAAAATACAATTTAGGTTCAACAGATATTTCTTATCAAGGTGATGGCTTATTTGATACGCAATTTGGTCAGCAAGTAAATCAAATTGGTATAGTACAGAACTTTCCGAGTCCAGGTGTTACCAAGGCACAGAATAATTTGCAAGATGCCTATGCCAATCAGAGTGCCACGCAGAAACAAATCACTGAAAACGAACTCAAATGGAAAGTGAAGCAAATTTACTATGACATTCAGTACAAGAAGGAGTTAGAGAAGCTATACGCCAGTCTTGTTTCCACCTACAAAGAATATCATAGAAAAGCAACAGTAAGAGTACAGGCAGGAGCTGCAAATCGCATTGAGTCACTCACACTGCAATCTAAATGGCAAGAATATGAGTTGTTATTAAACCAAGTAAAAATAGAGCTTGCTAACTTAAATAAGCGGTTTCAGTTATTGCTCAATACGTCTGAATTAGTCACTACGGCAGATAGCCTCGTTACCACTAACTATTCCAATCAAATAGATACCATTACTAATCCACTTCTATTGCAGAGTCAACAGGCAATAATGATAGAATCTGCGAAGGTAGAGGTGATGCAATCTGAACTTAAACCCAGTTTCAATGTCGGATATGCTGCACAAAATTTTAACCAAGGTGGTTGGCTTAATGCGGCACAAGTAGGTGTATCTATTCCATTATTTAATGGACAGACAAAAAAGCGAATTGATGCTCAAAAGATGCAAATAGATATTGGTAACTATCAGTATCAGAGTAAGCTACTTGGGTTACAACAAGACCAGTTAGAAGTACAAAACACCTTAGCCTTATACAAGGCTGGTGTTGATTTTTACAAAAACCAAATCGAAACCATTAATCCAGATATTGTAAGAATTAGTGAATTGAATTACCAAGCAGGAGAAATTTCTTACTTGGAACTATTAAACACCTTACAGTTAATGGCAACTAACAATAAAAATTATTGGGAGCAGATTGTAGCTTACAACAAAGCTGTAGCTGACTTTCAATTTCTTACAAACCAATAA
- a CDS encoding efflux RND transporter periplasmic adaptor subunit, whose translation MNNIKYIIITFSIVLVLFSSCGQKHSEGDGHNHGTEENTHSESDEHNHGEGEEEHKEGLFLSKDQAETIGLEFGDLSSIKVNDFVKATGTLGLPPNALSSVSAKTNGIIKGTKKFVEGNYIKKGTVIAYLENPDFIVTQQDYLEAKAQLNLKRLEVERQKTLVESNAGVTKNLQNAQAEVAVLEAKTQGLAKQLSFLGISTSNLSPGNIRQQIAIVAPMSGYISKISFHNGMYAQSSISLMDIISSEHLHLELDVFEKDIANIKIGQKISYTVPALGTTIYYGSVDVIGKEFNSSSKTVRVHGHLDGVKPQFLKDLFINAKIFLTDAETTALPEDAIIKDGENSYIYVARSQKDAKEIEFEKINIIPGSTENGYTAVKLIDDIPEGMQIVTKGAYYVYAQSKAGELEHEH comes from the coding sequence ATGAATAACATAAAATATATAATAATAACATTTTCAATAGTACTTGTATTGTTTTCTTCCTGCGGCCAAAAACACAGTGAAGGTGATGGTCATAATCACGGCACAGAAGAGAATACACATTCTGAAAGTGATGAGCATAACCACGGTGAAGGTGAAGAAGAACACAAGGAAGGATTATTTCTATCAAAAGACCAGGCGGAAACCATAGGATTAGAATTTGGGGATCTATCTTCTATAAAAGTAAATGACTTTGTAAAAGCAACAGGTACATTAGGATTACCTCCCAATGCACTTTCTTCTGTATCTGCCAAAACCAATGGTATAATCAAAGGCACTAAAAAGTTTGTAGAAGGAAACTATATCAAAAAGGGTACAGTTATAGCCTATTTAGAAAACCCAGACTTTATTGTTACACAACAAGATTATTTAGAAGCTAAAGCACAGCTCAACCTAAAGCGTTTGGAAGTTGAACGACAAAAAACATTGGTAGAATCCAATGCGGGAGTTACCAAAAACCTTCAAAATGCACAAGCAGAGGTGGCCGTGCTGGAAGCTAAAACTCAAGGTCTTGCCAAGCAGCTTTCATTTTTAGGTATATCCACTTCCAACCTATCGCCCGGTAACATAAGGCAGCAGATAGCAATAGTAGCTCCTATGAGTGGCTACATTTCTAAAATAAGTTTTCACAATGGTATGTATGCCCAGTCTTCTATTTCTTTAATGGATATTATTTCTTCGGAGCATTTACACTTAGAGTTAGATGTTTTTGAAAAAGATATAGCAAATATTAAGATAGGTCAGAAAATAAGCTACACAGTCCCTGCACTTGGTACAACTATATATTACGGTAGTGTTGATGTAATTGGAAAAGAATTCAACTCAAGCTCTAAAACGGTACGTGTACACGGCCATTTAGACGGAGTGAAACCCCAATTCTTAAAAGACCTCTTTATAAATGCGAAGATATTTCTTACAGATGCAGAAACTACTGCACTACCCGAAGATGCCATTATCAAAGACGGAGAAAACAGTTATATCTATGTAGCTCGTAGTCAAAAAGATGCAAAGGAAATAGAATTTGAAAAAATCAATATAATTCCAGGCTCTACAGAAAATGGCTACACAGCTGTAAAATTGATAGACGATATTCCAGAGGGTATGCAAATAGTCACTAAGGGAGCCTATTATGTATATGCTCAATCAAAAGCAGGAGAATTAGAACACGAACATTAA